In Leishmania braziliensis MHOM/BR/75/M2904 complete genome, chromosome 29, a genomic segment contains:
- a CDS encoding putative aminopeptidase → MSITKNVKLENPYVPAAYHLSVTVDLSTWSYKATETVHLQRCAVCRDGDTIQLHAAPSIEVTSVKGATLVRRDETAHTLVLKLDAETIALADPTLHFEFKHAINKEMRGFYQVCFKHDGKEHRMASTHFEPVSARLFYVCHDEPAQRADFTLTVTLPKSEEHYIVLSNGPRISKEMRGDTVVHTFQTVPKCPPYLTACVVGELEHISTVVNGIPVSVYATLGKAGRAQFALDTTAFALQYFEKFFQCRYPLPKLDLVAIPDFPIGGMENWGCITCAESILVDSKQSSVDAKRGASNLLCHEVSHNWFGNLVAINWWEGLWLKEGFASWCGYYATHVRAPQWNALDAAALQVVWALKDDMCEHSHPVEVLIRDPADITQIFDSISYNKGMGLVFMLQAFLGDKWAPAVAHYINKHQFRDTKTVQLWEALEESSKLPITEALTSFTTQMGYPMIHVTRQSESAIVVGQEPCRFVTASEKSKQTWCVPLVVEGIDAAAGRATTMLRGDKALEVTLPVGIVSGAFVNINPHRTGFYRCRYDNSTFDAWLANYDLLSPADRRSLFSDTFAAIRMGYDDVPRLARIATTVAAHEQDIYVLREYVQTMSAFLRSFDDVTLTKSLSRELLGFLVPASETFIEFIPQDDTASLRRNFYLDAGISTLLNSWELAEVAAHPLILWAQQQARSFLSGAEFNAGTLTACLRAWVRMASAAELPARNEQLYAKLQEVDGNDELCRSLVVAMTSGSSVDFALGLMKRCIENDGVRSQYGAHVFSSLAANPAFSGAEVWKTFQSHFDAVDAQWGGGQFRIQGIVTCLGEALFGEAAADEFEAFFETHPLPNARLAIGRATEDLRNRAWLNKKWKASLTQTFCRT, encoded by the coding sequence ATGTCGATCACAAAGAACGTTAAGCTCGAGAACCCGTATGTGCCCGCCGCATATCACCTAAGCGTAACGGTGGACCTCTCCACGTGGAGCTACAAAGCCACAGAGACGGTGCACTTGCAGCGCTGTGCTGTCTGCCGAGACGGCGATACAATTCAGTTGCACGCTGCGCCTTCCATCGAGGTTACCTCGGTGAAAGGTGCCACACTGGTGCGGCGCGATGAGACGGCGCACACACTCGTGCTGAAGCTGGATGCGGAGACGATAGCGCTGGCGGACCCGACACTGCACTTTGAGTTCAAACATGCCATCAACAAGGAGATGCGCGGCTTCTATCAGGTGTGCTTCAAGCATGACGGAAAGGAGCACCGCATGGCTTCCACGCACTTTGAACCCGTTTCAGCGCGACTCTTCTATGTCTGCCATGATGAgccagcgcagcgcgcgGATTTCACGCTGACTGTTACGCTGCCTAAGTCGGAGGAACACTACATTGTCCTCTCCAACGGCCCTCGGATATCGAAGGAAATGAGGGGGGACACCGTGGTGCACACCTTCCAGACCGTGCCCAAGTGTCCGCCCTACCTGACAGCCTGCGTCGTCGGCGAGCTGGAGCACATTAGCACCGTTGTCAATGGCATCCCGGTCAGTGTGTACGCAACGCTGGGCAAGGCGGGACGCGCCCAGTTCGCTCTCGATACCACCGCGTTCGCTCTCCAGTACTTTGAGAAGTTTTTCCAGTGTAGGTATCCATTGCCAAAGCTGGATCTTGTTGCCATTCCCGACTTCCCGATCGGTGGGATGGAGAATTGGGGCTGCATCACGTGCGCAGAGTCGATACTGGTGGACTCGAAGCAGTCGAGCGTGGACGCGAAGCGCGGCGCATCGAACCTATTGTGCCATGAGGTGTCGCACAACTGGTTTGGTAACCTTGTCGCCATCAACTGGTGGGAAGGCCTGTGGCTTAAGGAGGGTTTTGCGTCGTGGTGCGGGTACTACGCTACGCATGTGCGCGCACCGCAGTGGAACGCGCtggacgctgctgcactgcaggTGGTGTGGGCACTGAAGGACGACATGTGCGAGCACAGTCACCCCGTTGAAGTGCTCATCCGCGACCCCGCCGATATAACCCAGATCTTCGACAGTATCAGCTACAATAAGGGCATGGGCCTGGTTTTCATGTTGCAGGCCTTCCTGGGCGATAAGTGGGCACCTGCCGTGGCACATTACATCAATAAGCACCAGTTCAGGGATACTAAGACGGTGCAGCTCTGGGAGGCGCTTGAGGAGTCGTCGAAACTGCCTATCACCGAGGCCCTCACCAGCTTCACCACGCAGATGGGCTACCCAATGATCCACGTGACAAGACAGAGCGAAAGCGCCATCGTGGTGGGGCAGGAGCCGTGCCGCTTTGTCACGGCGTCGGAGAAGAGCAAGCAGACGTGGTGCGTGCCGCTTGTCGTGGAGGGcatcgacgctgccgccgggcGTGCAACGACAATGCTGCGCGGCGACAAAGCCTTGGAGGTGACCCTGCCGGTCGGCATCGTGAGCGGTGCCTTTGTCAACATCAACCCGCACCGCACCGGTTTCTACCGCTGCCGCTATGACAACTCCACCTTCGACGCGTGGCTGGCTAACTACGACCTGCTCTCCCCTGCCGATCGccgctccctcttttccgACACGTTTGCTGCAATTCGTATGGGCTACGATGACGTTCCGCGGCTGGCGAGGATCGCTACCACTGTTGCAGCGCACGAACAGGACATctacgtgctgcgcgagtATGTACAGACCATGAGTGCCTTCCTCCGCTCTTTCGACGACGTTACACTGACAAAGAGCCTGAGCAGGgagctgcttggcttcctcGTCCCAGCTTCGGAGACTTTCATCGAATTTATCCCACAGGACGACACCGCGTCACTACGCCGCAACTTTTACCTTGACGCCGGCATCTCCACCCTGTTGAACAGCTGGGAGTTAGCCGAGGTCGCCGCGCACCCGCTGATCCTgtgggcgcagcagcaggcacgGAGCTTCCTCTCTGGGGCAGAGTTCAACGCTGGAACGCTCACCGCCTGCCTACGCGCCTGGGTCCGCATGGCGAGCGCCGCTGAGCTCCCAGCGCGCAATGAGCAACTGTACGCGAAACTGCAGGAGGTCGACGGCAACGACGAGCTATGCCGTTCGCTGGTCGTGGCAATGACAAGCGGCTCCTCAGTTGACTTTGCGCTGGGCCTCATGAAAAGGTGCATCGAGAACGACGGCGTTCGCAGCCAGTACGGCGCGCACGTCTTCAGCAGCCTCGCGGCGAATCCGGCCTTCTCTGGCGCGGAGGTATGGAAGACCTTTCAGAGCCACTTCGACGCTGTGGACGCACAGTGGGGTGGTGGCCAGTTCCGCATTCAGGGGATTGTGACTTGCCTAGGCGAGGCACTCTTCGGCGAGGCTGCAGCGGATGAGTTTGAGGCCTTCTTCGAGACACATCCGCTTCCTAATGCCCGCCTCGCCATCGgccgcgccacggaggacCTGCGCAACCGCGCATGGCTCAATAAGAAATGGAAGGCTTCACTGACTCAGACGTTCTGTCGCACCTaa